CGGCGCAGAAGGCCGGAAAATTCGCCGACGAGATCGTCAAGGTCGACATCAAAGGCAAGAAGGGCGTCGAGGCCTTTGCCGTTGACGAAGCACCGCGCCCCGACACCACTTTCGAAGTGCTGGCCAAGCTCCGCCCGGCATTCCGCGACACCGGCACGATCACCGCCGGCAATGCACCGGGCCTCAACAGCGGCGCCGCCGCGATGATCGTCGCGAGCCGCGCTTTCGCCGACGCGCACTCGATCAAGCCGGCGGCGCGGCTGGTCGCCTATGGGATCGCCGCCGTCGAGCCCGGCCTGTTCGGCTTGGGTCCGGTGCCCGCGGTGCGCAAGGCGCTGGAGCGCGCCGGCTGGAAGCTTTCCGACATCGAGCGGATCGAGATCAACGAGGCCTTCGCGGCCGTGCCGCTTGCCGTCGCGAAAGAGCTCGGCCTGCCCGAGGACATCATCAATGTCGAAGGCGGCGCCGTCGCCCACGGCCACCCGATCGGCGCCACCGGCGCGGTGCTGACCACGCGGCTCATCCACTCGATGCAGCGCGATGGGCTGAAGCGCGGCGTCGTCACGCTCTGCATCGGCGGCGGCCAGGGCATCGCGCTGGCGCTCGAGACCATTCAGTAGTTTGAGCATTCAAGGGGAGAGCTCAGTGAATTCGTCTTCGCTCGCGGCGTGGCTTGCGCGCCGCAACGTGCACTACGGCTGGGTTGTCGTCGGCACCACGTTCCTGACCATGCTGGTGACGGCGGGTGCGGTCGGCGCGCCTGGCGTGCTGATGTTGCCGCTGCAAAAGGAGTTCGGCTGGCAGACCGCTGAAATCTCTTCCGCGCTCGGCGTCCGCTTCATGCTGTTCGGGCTGATGGCGCCGTTCGCGGCCGTGCTGATCAACCGCTACGGCATGCGGCGGGTTGTGCTCTCTGCTCTCGCGCTGATCGTATCCGGCCTGTTGCTGTCGCTCGCCATGACGCAAGTCTGGCAGCTCGTCCTGCTGTGGGGCGTGGTGATCGGGCTCGGCACCGGCATGACCGCGCTGGTGCTCGGCGTCACGGTCGCGACGCGCTGGTTTGCGACGCGGCGTGGCCTCGTCACGGGTCTTCTCACTGCGAGCTCCGCCACCGGCCAGCTCGTGTTCCTGCCGCTCCTCGCCCATGTGTCCGAACAGTTCGGCTGGCGCAGCGCGATCGTGATGGTCTGCTCCGCGCTTGGCGTTGCCACGGTCGCGATGCTCGCCCTGATGCGCGACCGGCCTTCCGACGTGGGCCTCGCGCCGTTCGGCCAGGAGGAAGCTCCGGCGCCCGCGGCGCCCTCGCCCGGCATTGGCCTGATCACGGCGTGGTATGCGCTCCGCGACGCAAGCCGAACCGGCGTGTTCTGGGTGCTGTTCGCGACCTTCTTCATCTGCGGCGCCAGCACCAATGGCCTGATCCAGACGCACTTCGTGCCGCTCTGCGCCGACTTCGGCCTCCCGGCCGTCGGTGCTGCCGGCGTGCTCGCCGCGATGGGCATGTTCGACATCGCCGGCACCATCGCGTCGGGCTGGCTGTCGGACCGCTACGACAATCGCTGGCTGCTGTTCTGGTACTACGGCTTGCGCGGGCTCTCGCTGCTCTACCTGCCGTTCACCGGCTTCACGTTCTACGGCCTGTCGCTGTTTGCGATGTTCTACGGCCTCGACTGGATCGCGACCGTGCCGCCGACCGTGAAGCTCACCGTCGCCCGCTTCGGCCGTGAGCGCGCCAACCTGGTGTTCGGCTGGATCTTCGCTGGCCACCAGATGGGCGCAGCCTTCGCGGCGTTCGGCGCGGGCCTCTCGCGCACCGTGCTGTCGAGCTATCTGCCGGCGTTTTTCATCTCGGGCGCACTCTGTCTGGTCGCCGCGGCACTGATCATCACCATCGGCCAACGCGATCGCGGCGGCGAAGCCGTGAGGCCCACACCGGCCCCTGCCCGAGCCTGATCGATCAACACGAAGGAGACATCAAATGCCCGTCGCCAAAATTCACGTCCTCGAAGGACGCTACAGTGACGACCGCCTCAACAAGGTGTCGAAGGCCGTGCAGGATTCACTGATGAGCGCGCTCGGCGTGCCGCCCGATGATTTCTTCCAGATCATCCACATCCTGCCGCGAAATCAGTACCGCCACACGCCGTCGTTTCTCGGCCTGAAATATTCCGACGACCTGATCCTGCTGGAGGTCAGTTTCATCTCCGGCCGGCCCAAGGAAAAACGGGCGGCTTTGCTGAAGGCGTTCAACGAGAACGTCGTCAAGGCCGCAGGAATCTCTCCGGACGATCTGATGATCACGTTCTACGAGGTGCCGGGCGAGAATATTTCATTCGGCCAAGGCCTCGCACAGCGAGCGCATATCTCGGCCGAAGCAGCCCAGCGGTGACGTTACATCCGCTGGCCGGGCAAAAGGCTCGCTTGCTTCACCCAACCGGCGAGCTGAGCTTCGTTGAGTTGGTCGCCCTCATGGATGTCGAGGTAGCGCGTGTCTTTGCTCTTGGACGAACCGGGAGGAACAGGGCGCAGCGCAGCGCCGCGGAAGAAAGCCACTTTGACGTACTTCGTGAAGACATGGATGCCGAGAAACCAGCCCTGGTCCTCGACTCCGTAGAGCGGTGAATTCCATTTGACGGCCTTCCGCACGCCGGGAACCGTGCGCACGATGAGCGCATCGAGGCGGCGCCCGACGTCGCGTTTCCAGCCCGGCATCGCGGCAATGTAGGCCTGCACCGGGGCGTCGCCGTCCCCTTTGGCGATCTGAGGATTGCCGCCTGCGAGAAGGACCGGCTTCGCAACGACCCGTTTAGCCATTTTCTTGGCAACCTTCTTTTTTGCGACCTTCACCGGCTTCTTGGACCTCTTGCCGGCCATTGTGCTTACTCCTGTCCAACAGCGCGCCGCCCGCCGCGCCAATGAGCGGTATACGGCAACACGAACAAGTACAGCCCCGTCAGCAGAAGCACGACGAGCGGGAGCAGTGCGGAGATACCGACCCAGATGGCGGGCGCCCCCTGCACGCCAGCAATGTTGACGACGATGTTGGCGATGGCGGCAACCGTAAAGGCCATCGAAAACCAGCGGTGGATTTGCCGAATTCCGTTGTCCCAATTCACGCCGGCCTCCGCGCCTGGATCATTTTCCAGCCGTTGCCCGACGGATCGCGGAAGCTTGCGTCCACCGAGCCGTAGCGCTCCATGGGCTCCTGGGTGAACTCCACGCCGCGGGCGCGCATCCGATCATAGGCTCCGCGGCAGTCATCGACGTGGAGCACGAGCGGCGGCATCGCGCCCTTCGCCACCACCTCACGCATGGTCTGCGCGGTCGCGGAATCGAGCGTGGGCGGCGCCGGTGCGAACAGGCCGAGCTGGAACGACGGCTGCTCCGGGTGCTGCACCGTGAGCCAGCGGTAATTGCCGTTCTTCACATCGGTGTGGACCTTGAAGCCGAGCTTGCCGACATAGAAATCCACCGCCTCGTCCTGATCGCGCACATAAAGACCGACCACACCGATACCCTGGCTCATGACACCTCCGTTGGAACCTCGGTTTCTTCGGCCTCGCTTGTATCGGCGGCCTCCTGCCGCCGCTTCTCCGAAACTGCGATTGTGAGGTCGGGCCGATGGGCGGCGCTGACGAAGCAGCCCGGCACACGATCGAGCGCGTGCGCGGCCGCCTTCTCGCGGGCGCGGAGCTCGCTCGGGTTCTCGCCGGTGACGTCGCGGAACACGCGGCCGAACGTGCCCAGGCTCTTCCAGCCGGTCTCGAACGCGATCTCGATGACGGCCAAGTCAGTGTCGCGGAGCAGCGCCGTGGCGCGCTCGAGCCGGCGGGTCAGCAGATACCGGTGCGGCGGAACGCCGAACGCCTCCTTGAACGACCGCGCGAAGTGCGCCTCGGACACGCCGCTCACGTTAGCAAGCCGCCGGACCGGCCACTCCTCGTGCGAGGCGGCGTCCATCCGATCCTTGGCACGCAAGAGGCGGCGCAACAGCGCCGGGTCCTGATTTTTCGGGGCTCGCCCTTCCACGTTTCCGCCTTTTTCCTGCGAGCCGCCGCAAAGAATTTTTCGAAAAGCAGTAGTTTGTGACAGCAATATTACTAATAAATGTCAGCTCGGTTACGCCCAATTTTTGGAGCGGTCCATGAGTTTGCAATGGCCAGCGCGGTCAGGTTCCCGGTCACGTTCCTTGGCTTGGTCGAACCCCGTCGTCAAATGGTGGGGACTGCTGACCTCCGTCAGCGCCATCAACATTGCGGTCTGGTTCGTGCTGTACAGCGAGCTCCACGATCATCGGACCGGCGGTGCGATCTGGTCGCTCGTGACCAACGCGCTCGTGGCACAGCAGCCCGACAGCCCCGGCAGCCCGCCCCTTAACCAGCTCATGCTGATGCTCTGCGCAGCCTATGTGTTCGGCTGCGCCTTCCGATCGCTGCTGCCGCGCGCCGACGTGCAGCGCATCTGTCTGTTCGACACCTGGCTGTCGAGCGTCGTGATCGGACGTTCGGTCGCGACCGTGGCCGAGGTCTGCTTCGTCGCGCAGTGGGCGATCGTCCTGCATCAGCTCGGCGCAATGACCGGTGCGGAAACCGTCCTGACCGCCGCCTGGGTGATCGTGCCGCTGATCGTCGTCGCGGAATGCCTGTCATGGTACGCGGTGCTGACCAAAAACTTCCTCGGCAACGCCATCGAGAACTCGCTCTGGGCCGTCGCCTTCTTCATCATCGGGATCGGCCTGTGCCGGCTGCTACCCGAGTTCGACGGGCTCGCCCGCGCGATCTTCGCCGTCACGATCGTCGGCATCGTCGGCTACCTGGCGTTTCTGATGACGGTCGACGTGCCGATGTATCTCAATCGCTGGCGCGCCCATCTGGCAAACGGCAGCCGGCTTCTCGGACCGCTCGAAGGACTGCGCGATGTGAGCACGCGCTGGGTCGTGACCCACGACATCGCCGAGTGGAAGGACGAGATCCCCTGGATGTCGCTCTATTTCAGCGCAGCCGTGTGGTCGAGCCTGGCGCTCTGCGTGTTCTACGCGTTTGCCGATCATCTGCTGCGTTAAAGCTGATTGGGTTGCCTCGCTCTCTCCCCGTCATCTTGAGGTGCGAGCGCAGCGAGCTTCGAAGGATACGGTCCCAATGGTGCGCCAGCCGGGCCGTCACCCTGAGGCGCTCGGCCCTTGGCCGAGCGCCTCAGGGTGACGGAGATAGAGTGTGCCTGCTGACAGCGCGTCGCGCGATCAGCCGAACGGCTTGATCCAAACCCGATTGTCGTGGAACGCGGCGCCGCCGTAGGGCGCGATCGCGTCCGCGCCGGTCACGGTGTTGATGCCGCGGCCGTCCGGATAGGCATCGTTCGGCCAGATCGACTCCGCGATCAGCACCCCGCGCCGCACGCCCTCGTACACCTTGGCATGCAGCCGCACCTGGCCGCGCTTGTTGCCGATCACCACCTCGGCACCGTCGGCGATGCCAGCCGCGCGCGCGTCGTCGGGATGAATCATCACGTCGGGCCGGCCGCGGTTCTGCGCCTGTGACGACTTGGTCTCGTTGAAGGTCGAGTTGAGGAAGCCGCGCGACGGAGACGTGGCCAGGCGGAACGGATGCTCGGCGTCGGCCTCCTCGATGATGGTCCAGTGATCCGGCAGCTTCGGCATCTTCTCGGCCGGCCCCGCCGGATAGGCGCTGCGGAACGGCACTCTCGGCCAGTCCGGCTTGAAGCGGAACTTGCCGTCGGGATATGCGAAGCCCTTGAGGTAGTGCGCCGTCTCGAAGTCCGGCTGGCAGTCGATCCACTTGTCGCGCTCAAGCCGCTCCAGCGTCCCCCACCCCGACTTCTGCAAGGTCGCGTCGATGATCTCGCGCGCCGTCATGTTGAAGCCCGGGTGCTCGGCACCGAGCCGCTTGGCGAGCCCGCATATCACGGCGTGATTGGGCCGGCACTCGCCCGGCGGCTCGATCAGCTTGGGGCCGAGGATGATGTGCTGGTGGCCGCCGCTCTGATAGACGTCGTCGTGCTCCATGAACATGGTCGCAGGCAGCACGACGTCGGCCATGCGTGCGGTCTCGGTCATGAACTGCTCGTGGACGCAGACGAACAGGTCCTCGCGGGCGAAGCCGCGCTTCACCACCTCCTGGTCGGGACACACCGACACCGGATTGGTGTTCTGGATGAGCATCGCCGCAACCGGCGGTCCGTCTTTCAGCGCCTCGCGGTCGCCGGTCAGCGCCGCGCCGATCCGAGACTGGTCGATCATGCGCACCGACGGATCGCGCACGTCCTGCCCTTCAATGAGCGATTTGTTCCAATGGTAGATGTCGGCGTTGTTGTGGAACGCGCCGCCGCCCTCGTGCAGCCACGCGCCGGTCACGGCCGGAATGCATGCCGCCGCGTGCATGTTGACCGGGCCGTTGCGCGAGCGCGAAAAGCCGTAACCCAAGCGAAAATAGCTGCGCTTGTTTTCGCCGACGAGCTTGGCAAATGCCTCGATGGTCTCCACCGGACAACCGGTGATCGCCGACGCCCATTGCGGATCGCGCGTCTTCAGATGCGCCTCGAGTTCGCGCGGCGCGTCGGTGTAGCGGTCGAGGTAGTCCCAGTCCGCCTTGCCGTCGCGGAACAGGCAATGCATCACCGCGCAGGCGAGAGCGCCGTCGGTGCCGGGCTTCACCATCACGGCGAGATCGGCCTGCTCCATGGTGCCGTTCATGTAGACGTCGACGGCGACGATCTTGGTGCCGCGCTCCTTCCGGGCGCGCGCCGCGTGCGTCATCACGTTGACCTGGGTCGAGACCGGATTGGTGCCCCAGATCACGATGACGTCGGACTTCGACATTTCACGTGGGTCCACACCAGCAATGCGGCCGGTGCCGGCGGCAAAGCCGGTGTAGGCGGCGTTGACGCAGATCGTCGAATGGAAGCCGGAGTATTTTTTGGCATGGCGCAGGCGATGGATGCCGTCGCGCTGCACGAGGCCCATCGTCCCGGCGTAGTAATATGGCCAGACCGATTGCGCGCCGAACCGCCGCTCGGCTTCGAGGAACTTCTCGGCGACCAGATCGAGCGCGTCGTCCCAGGCAATCGGCGCGTAAGAGCCCGAGCCCTTCGGTCCGGTGCGGCGCATCGGCTGCAGGAGCCGGTCGGGATGATGAATACGCTCGGCGTAGCGCGCGACCTTCGCGCAGATCACCCCAGCGGTGTAGCTGTTGTCGGGGGCGCCGCGGACCCGGCCGATGGTGCGCTCGTCGA
The Rhodoplanes sp. Z2-YC6860 genome window above contains:
- a CDS encoding MFS transporter → MNSSSLAAWLARRNVHYGWVVVGTTFLTMLVTAGAVGAPGVLMLPLQKEFGWQTAEISSALGVRFMLFGLMAPFAAVLINRYGMRRVVLSALALIVSGLLLSLAMTQVWQLVLLWGVVIGLGTGMTALVLGVTVATRWFATRRGLVTGLLTASSATGQLVFLPLLAHVSEQFGWRSAIVMVCSALGVATVAMLALMRDRPSDVGLAPFGQEEAPAPAAPSPGIGLITAWYALRDASRTGVFWVLFATFFICGASTNGLIQTHFVPLCADFGLPAVGAAGVLAAMGMFDIAGTIASGWLSDRYDNRWLLFWYYGLRGLSLLYLPFTGFTFYGLSLFAMFYGLDWIATVPPTVKLTVARFGRERANLVFGWIFAGHQMGAAFAAFGAGLSRTVLSSYLPAFFISGALCLVAAALIITIGQRDRGGEAVRPTPAPARA
- a CDS encoding molybdopterin oxidoreductase family protein; translation: MNQTVRPLPQPIRIGHSACPHDCPSTCALEVEVLDERTIGRVRGAPDNSYTAGVICAKVARYAERIHHPDRLLQPMRRTGPKGSGSYAPIAWDDALDLVAEKFLEAERRFGAQSVWPYYYAGTMGLVQRDGIHRLRHAKKYSGFHSTICVNAAYTGFAAGTGRIAGVDPREMSKSDVIVIWGTNPVSTQVNVMTHAARARKERGTKIVAVDVYMNGTMEQADLAVMVKPGTDGALACAVMHCLFRDGKADWDYLDRYTDAPRELEAHLKTRDPQWASAITGCPVETIEAFAKLVGENKRSYFRLGYGFSRSRNGPVNMHAAACIPAVTGAWLHEGGGAFHNNADIYHWNKSLIEGQDVRDPSVRMIDQSRIGAALTGDREALKDGPPVAAMLIQNTNPVSVCPDQEVVKRGFAREDLFVCVHEQFMTETARMADVVLPATMFMEHDDVYQSGGHQHIILGPKLIEPPGECRPNHAVICGLAKRLGAEHPGFNMTAREIIDATLQKSGWGTLERLERDKWIDCQPDFETAHYLKGFAYPDGKFRFKPDWPRVPFRSAYPAGPAEKMPKLPDHWTIIEEADAEHPFRLATSPSRGFLNSTFNETKSSQAQNRGRPDVMIHPDDARAAGIADGAEVVIGNKRGQVRLHAKVYEGVRRGVLIAESIWPNDAYPDGRGINTVTGADAIAPYGGAAFHDNRVWIKPFG
- a CDS encoding VOC family protein, with product MSQGIGVVGLYVRDQDEAVDFYVGKLGFKVHTDVKNGNYRWLTVQHPEQPSFQLGLFAPAPPTLDSATAQTMREVVAKGAMPPLVLHVDDCRGAYDRMRARGVEFTQEPMERYGSVDASFRDPSGNGWKMIQARRPA
- a CDS encoding tautomerase family protein codes for the protein MPVAKIHVLEGRYSDDRLNKVSKAVQDSLMSALGVPPDDFFQIIHILPRNQYRHTPSFLGLKYSDDLILLEVSFISGRPKEKRAALLKAFNENVVKAAGISPDDLMITFYEVPGENISFGQGLAQRAHISAEAAQR
- a CDS encoding helix-turn-helix transcriptional regulator, producing the protein MDAASHEEWPVRRLANVSGVSEAHFARSFKEAFGVPPHRYLLTRRLERATALLRDTDLAVIEIAFETGWKSLGTFGRVFRDVTGENPSELRAREKAAAHALDRVPGCFVSAAHRPDLTIAVSEKRRQEAADTSEAEETEVPTEVS
- a CDS encoding thiolase family protein; protein product: MSAQGITHDIVLASPVRTAIGAYNGSLKGTPAPDLGAVVVRETLRRAGLDAAAVGSVVLGNVIQAGNKMNPARQAAIGGGVPVSVPALTVNRVCGSGAQAVVTAAQQITAGEIDAAVAGGMENMDRAPYLMDGGRWGYRMGPAEIHDSMLRDGLDDAFSGKHSGWHTEDLVMKAQLTREAQDRFAARSQQRFVAAQKAGKFADEIVKVDIKGKKGVEAFAVDEAPRPDTTFEVLAKLRPAFRDTGTITAGNAPGLNSGAAAMIVASRAFADAHSIKPAARLVAYGIAAVEPGLFGLGPVPAVRKALERAGWKLSDIERIEINEAFAAVPLAVAKELGLPEDIINVEGGAVAHGHPIGATGAVLTTRLIHSMQRDGLKRGVVTLCIGGGQGIALALETIQ
- a CDS encoding DUF1801 domain-containing protein produces the protein MAGKRSKKPVKVAKKKVAKKMAKRVVAKPVLLAGGNPQIAKGDGDAPVQAYIAAMPGWKRDVGRRLDALIVRTVPGVRKAVKWNSPLYGVEDQGWFLGIHVFTKYVKVAFFRGAALRPVPPGSSKSKDTRYLDIHEGDQLNEAQLAGWVKQASLLPGQRM